A part of Halobaculum sp. MBLA0143 genomic DNA contains:
- a CDS encoding DEAD/DEAH box helicase — protein sequence MQVRLWFADGGIRLTVDGGDACVGEVDTSGDAGVDFDPTALPGVEADDRTPGYRAPAYRYAAVRDGLADRRVGSAATTVDDDIAAGFPDLSPLATRYDLRPYQREALSAWRDDDCRGVVELPTGSGKTVIGLAAIAGRETATLVVVPTLDLLDQWRRELASEFDVEVGQFGGGVQQQAPITVATYDSAYLRADDVGGDFGLVVFDEVHHLGGQGFRDAARLVAAPARLGLTATFERPDGAHEVVTELLGPVVARASVDDLAGDYLAEYDVRRIEVALSASERETYETAQGTFVDYVRENGISFDSGSDYQKLVKRSGRDPAAREALLAKQRAREVMMNADAKLRELGRILERHADDRVVVFTAHTDLVYRISERFLIPAITAETGASERREILDRFRDGTYSRVVAANVLDEGVDVPDASVGVVLSGSGSSREFTQRLGRLLRPGESEHAVLYELVAADTAEERVADRRR from the coding sequence GTGCAGGTCCGGCTCTGGTTCGCGGACGGCGGTATCAGACTCACCGTCGACGGCGGCGACGCGTGTGTCGGCGAGGTCGACACGAGCGGCGACGCAGGCGTCGACTTCGATCCGACGGCGCTCCCGGGCGTCGAGGCAGACGACCGCACCCCCGGCTACCGCGCGCCGGCGTACCGGTACGCCGCCGTCCGCGACGGCCTGGCCGACCGCCGTGTCGGCTCTGCCGCTACGACCGTCGACGACGACATCGCCGCCGGCTTCCCCGACCTGAGTCCGCTCGCGACCCGGTACGACCTCCGGCCGTACCAACGCGAGGCGCTGTCGGCCTGGCGTGACGACGACTGCCGTGGCGTCGTCGAACTGCCGACCGGCTCCGGCAAGACCGTGATCGGGCTGGCGGCGATCGCAGGCCGGGAGACTGCGACCCTCGTGGTCGTCCCGACGCTGGACCTCCTGGATCAGTGGCGCCGGGAACTGGCGTCGGAGTTCGACGTCGAAGTCGGCCAGTTCGGCGGGGGCGTTCAACAGCAGGCCCCGATCACGGTGGCGACGTACGACTCCGCGTACCTCCGTGCCGACGACGTCGGCGGCGACTTCGGGCTCGTCGTGTTCGACGAGGTCCACCACCTCGGCGGCCAGGGGTTCCGCGACGCCGCCAGACTGGTGGCCGCGCCCGCCCGACTCGGACTGACGGCCACCTTCGAACGCCCGGACGGGGCCCACGAGGTCGTCACGGAGCTGCTCGGACCGGTCGTCGCCCGAGCGAGCGTCGACGACCTCGCCGGCGACTACCTCGCCGAGTACGACGTGCGCCGGATCGAGGTGGCGTTGTCGGCGTCGGAACGCGAGACGTACGAGACCGCACAGGGCACCTTCGTCGACTACGTCCGCGAGAACGGCATCAGCTTCGACTCCGGGAGCGACTACCAGAAGCTCGTGAAACGGTCCGGCCGCGACCCCGCCGCCAGAGAGGCGTTGCTGGCCAAGCAACGAGCCCGCGAGGTGATGATGAACGCCGACGCCAAGCTCCGGGAGCTGGGTCGCATCCTGGAGCGACACGCCGACGACCGGGTCGTCGTGTTCACCGCCCACACCGACCTCGTCTACCGTATCTCCGAGCGGTTCCTGATCCCGGCGATCACCGCCGAGACCGGGGCGAGTGAGCGCCGCGAGATCCTCGACCGGTTCCGGGACGGCACCTACTCCAGAGTCGTCGCCGCGAACGTCTTAGACGAGGGGGTAGACGTGCCCGACGCCTCCGTCGGGGTCGTCCTCTCCGGCTCCGGCTCCTCCCGGGAGTTCACTCAACGGCTCGGCCGACTCCTGCGTCCTGGCGAGTCCGAACACGCCGTGTTGTACGAGCTCGTCGCCGCAGACACGGCCGAAGAACGGGTCGCCGACCGTCGGCGCTGA
- the sufD gene encoding Fe-S cluster assembly protein SufD — protein MSTQVPLTISPETVREISDARDEPEWLRQTRLDALDALDDLELPDVIETPGRRWTNLEALDYETLVDPDNQSDETERVGPDEVTVTDFQTAIEEFPELVEAEFGAVTDPETDYLTALSAALFTTGTFVYVPEGVDAEDVTIRAEMNSRSLFSQTLVVTEQNSSVTILERIENGEARSASGGGEAAEVDGDRYFSNLVEVSAGENSYVQYGSLQTLDEDVYNFSLKRGVTEAYATVDWIEGNLGSRLTRADIETELEGDASETKIVGAFFGHNDQHLDLNARVWHHGEHTTADLVTRGVLDDEARSVYEGVQDVGRGAWDTNSYQRENTLMLSDESEADASPKLIINNHDTEASHSATVGQVDAEELFYMTSRSIDPEQARNMLVEGFFVPVLEEVEVEELREDLQTEIEARLD, from the coding sequence ATGAGCACGCAGGTCCCACTCACGATCTCGCCGGAGACGGTCCGGGAGATTTCGGACGCACGCGACGAGCCGGAGTGGCTCCGCCAGACGCGTCTCGACGCGTTGGACGCGTTGGACGACCTGGAGCTGCCGGACGTGATCGAGACCCCGGGTCGTCGCTGGACGAACCTGGAGGCGCTCGACTACGAGACGCTCGTCGACCCGGACAACCAGTCCGACGAGACGGAGCGGGTCGGCCCCGACGAGGTGACGGTGACGGACTTCCAGACGGCCATCGAGGAGTTCCCCGAGCTCGTCGAGGCGGAGTTCGGCGCCGTCACGGACCCGGAGACCGACTACCTCACGGCGCTGTCGGCGGCGTTGTTCACCACGGGCACGTTCGTCTACGTCCCCGAGGGTGTCGACGCCGAGGACGTGACGATCCGCGCGGAGATGAACAGCCGCTCGCTGTTCTCCCAGACGCTGGTCGTCACGGAGCAGAACAGCTCCGTCACGATCCTCGAACGGATCGAGAACGGTGAGGCGCGAAGCGCCTCCGGAGGCGGCGAAGCCGCCGAAGTCGACGGCGACCGGTACTTCAGCAACCTCGTCGAGGTGTCCGCCGGCGAGAACTCCTACGTCCAGTACGGCTCGCTCCAGACGTTGGACGAGGACGTGTACAACTTCTCGCTGAAGCGCGGCGTGACGGAGGCGTACGCCACCGTCGACTGGATCGAGGGCAACCTCGGCTCCCGGCTCACCCGTGCGGACATCGAGACGGAGCTGGAGGGTGACGCCTCGGAGACGAAGATCGTCGGGGCGTTCTTCGGTCACAACGACCAGCACCTCGATCTGAACGCGCGAGTGTGGCACCACGGCGAACACACCACCGCCGACCTCGTCACGCGCGGCGTGTTGGACGACGAGGCCCGCTCCGTCTACGAGGGGGTCCAGGACGTCGGTCGTGGCGCCTGGGACACCAACTCCTACCAGCGCGAGAACACGCTGATGCTGTCCGACGAGTCGGAGGCGGACGCCTCGCCGAAGCTCATCATCAACAACCACGACACGGAGGCGTCACACTCCGCGACCGTGGGGCAGGTGGACGCCGAGGAGCTGTTCTACATGACCTCTCGGTCGATCGACCCCGAGCAGGCGCGCAACATGCTCGTCGAGGGGTTCTTCGTCCCCGTCTTGGAGGAAGTCGAGGTCGAAGAGCTCCGCGAGGATCTCCAGACGGAGATCGAAGCGCGACTCGACTGA
- a CDS encoding complex I NDUFA9 subunit family protein, which produces MDVLVAGGTGFVGSYLCRELSDRGHDVTAASRSPGDADLPSGVGTVKLDVTDETTVHEIVPGHDVVVNLVALSPLFKPDGGDRMHDVIHRGGTEHLVEAAEQSDVERFVQLSALGADSDGDTAYIRAKGTAEERLRESSVPGVIYRPSVVFGDGGEFVGFTKKLKGWFAPGLPLYPLPGGGKTRFQPIWIGDLAPMVADGVEDASHEGETYELGGPAVLTLREVTEKVYEAEGRSVGIVPLPMGLAKVGLSVMGAVGGPMGADQYRSLQFDNTTRSNDVGAFGVEESELRTLGDYLGLAGAGATAAPA; this is translated from the coding sequence ATGGACGTACTCGTCGCCGGTGGAACCGGCTTCGTCGGGTCGTACCTCTGTCGAGAGCTGTCGGACCGCGGGCACGACGTGACGGCCGCCTCGCGGTCGCCCGGAGACGCGGACCTCCCGAGCGGGGTCGGCACCGTCAAACTGGACGTGACCGACGAGACGACGGTTCACGAGATCGTGCCCGGTCACGACGTGGTCGTGAACCTGGTCGCGTTGTCGCCGTTGTTCAAGCCGGACGGCGGTGACCGGATGCACGACGTGATCCACCGCGGCGGAACGGAACACCTGGTCGAGGCGGCCGAACAGTCGGACGTGGAGCGGTTCGTTCAGCTGTCGGCCCTGGGTGCGGACTCGGACGGTGACACGGCGTACATCCGCGCGAAGGGTACTGCCGAGGAACGCCTCCGGGAGTCGTCCGTCCCGGGGGTGATCTACCGCCCGTCCGTCGTCTTCGGCGACGGCGGGGAGTTCGTCGGCTTCACGAAGAAGCTGAAGGGGTGGTTCGCGCCCGGGCTCCCGCTGTACCCCCTGCCCGGCGGCGGGAAGACCCGTTTCCAACCGATCTGGATCGGCGACCTGGCGCCGATGGTGGCCGACGGGGTCGAAGACGCGAGCCACGAGGGAGAGACGTACGAACTCGGGGGGCCGGCGGTGTTGACGCTCCGAGAGGTCACGGAGAAGGTGTACGAGGCCGAGGGTCGGTCGGTCGGCATCGTCCCGCTGCCGATGGGGCTCGCCAAGGTCGGACTGAGCGTGATGGGCGCCGTCGGGGGGCCGATGGGCGCAGACCAGTACCGTTCGCTCCAGTTCGACAACACCACACGCAGCAACGACGTGGGCGCGTTCGGCGTCGAGGAGTCGGAGCTACGCACGCTGGGCGACTACCTGGGGCTGGCCGGCGCGGGCGCCACCGCGGCGCCAGCCTGA
- a CDS encoding CTP synthase: MPTPDTGYDPSLGRKFIFVTGGVMSGLGKGITAASTGRLLADAGFDVTAVKIDPYLNVDAGTMNPYQHGEVYVLKDGGEVDLDLGNYERFLGVDMTSDHNVTTGKVYEEVIERERSGDYLGDTVQIIPHVTDDIKRRIREAAAGTDVCIVEVGGTVGDIEGMQYLEALRQFAHEEDDEDILFTHVTLVPYSKNGEQKTKPTQHSVKELRSIGLQPDVLVGRCTDSLADSTREKIALFCDVPTDAVFSNPDVEDIYHVPLMVEEEGLDQYVMEQLGLAEAALPTAERDDSWRELVTRDRTGEVEIALVGKYDLEDAYMSVHEALKHAGQKCGVNVSVSWVDSDEMLDRHAERLRDADGVVVPGGFGSRGTEGKIEAVRYAREHDVPYLGLCLGFQMAVVEYARNVLDLDDAHSAEIDEDTPHPVIDLLPDQTDREDMGGTMRLGAHVTEIEANTLAAEVYGDTRCTERHRHRYEVNPTYIDDLESGSLRFSGSAGRRMEILEHEDHPFFLGTQFHPEFRSRPDRASPPFVGLIETVIEETGVHDGDVDDQTEVTA, encoded by the coding sequence ATGCCAACACCCGATACGGGGTACGACCCGTCACTCGGTCGGAAGTTCATCTTCGTCACCGGCGGGGTGATGTCCGGACTGGGGAAGGGGATCACCGCGGCCTCCACCGGGCGGCTGCTCGCCGACGCCGGCTTCGACGTGACGGCGGTGAAGATCGACCCGTACCTCAACGTGGACGCGGGGACGATGAACCCCTACCAACACGGGGAAGTGTACGTGTTGAAGGACGGCGGCGAGGTGGACCTAGATCTGGGGAACTACGAGCGGTTCCTCGGTGTCGACATGACCTCCGACCACAACGTCACCACCGGGAAGGTGTACGAGGAGGTGATCGAACGGGAGCGCTCCGGCGACTACCTCGGTGACACCGTCCAGATCATCCCGCACGTCACGGACGACATCAAGCGGCGCATCCGCGAGGCGGCCGCCGGGACGGACGTGTGTATCGTGGAGGTGGGCGGCACCGTCGGCGACATCGAGGGGATGCAGTACCTGGAGGCGCTGCGGCAGTTCGCCCACGAGGAGGACGACGAGGACATCCTGTTCACCCACGTCACGCTCGTCCCGTACTCGAAGAACGGGGAACAGAAGACGAAACCGACCCAACACTCCGTGAAGGAACTGCGGTCGATCGGGCTCCAGCCGGACGTGCTCGTCGGGCGGTGTACCGACTCGCTGGCGGACAGCACTCGCGAGAAGATTGCCCTGTTCTGCGACGTGCCGACGGACGCCGTCTTCTCGAACCCGGACGTGGAGGACATCTACCATGTCCCGTTGATGGTCGAAGAGGAGGGGCTAGACCAGTACGTGATGGAGCAGTTGGGGCTGGCCGAGGCGGCGCTGCCGACCGCCGAGCGCGACGACAGTTGGCGGGAACTCGTCACGCGCGACCGGACCGGCGAGGTCGAGATCGCACTCGTCGGGAAGTACGACCTGGAGGACGCGTACATGTCCGTCCACGAGGCGCTGAAACACGCCGGCCAGAAGTGCGGGGTCAACGTCTCCGTCTCGTGGGTCGACTCTGACGAGATGCTGGACCGCCACGCCGAGCGACTGCGGGACGCCGACGGCGTGGTCGTCCCCGGCGGCTTCGGCTCTCGCGGGACCGAGGGGAAGATCGAGGCCGTCCGCTACGCCCGGGAACACGACGTGCCGTACCTCGGACTGTGTCTCGGCTTCCAGATGGCCGTCGTGGAGTACGCCCGGAACGTACTCGACTTGGACGACGCCCACTCCGCCGAGATCGACGAGGACACCCCGCACCCGGTGATCGACCTCCTGCCGGACCAGACGGACCGCGAGGACATGGGTGGGACGATGCGGCTGGGCGCACACGTCACGGAGATCGAGGCGAACACACTCGCGGCCGAGGTGTACGGTGACACCCGGTGTACGGAGCGTCACCGCCACCGATACGAGGTGAATCCGACGTACATCGACGACCTGGAGTCCGGATCGCTCCGGTTCTCCGGCAGCGCCGGGCGTCGGATGGAGATTCTGGAACACGAGGACCACCCGTTCTTCCTCGGGACACAGTTCCACCCCGAGTTCCGGTCGCGACCGGACCGGGCGTCGCCGCCGTTCGTCGGCCTGATCGAGACCGTGATCGAGGAAACCGGGGTCCACGACGGCGACGTCGACGACCAGACGGAGGTGACGGCCTGA
- a CDS encoding multiprotein bridging factor aMBF1, whose product MPQCEMCGADKPSLTTTKVEGAELELCDDCTEFGTEVRQTESSSTSTKYSTSSSSGESSGSSSSSSSSSSSSSRRHDMFDEMDTVASDYDERIRSAREDRGLSQEDLANELNEKRSLIRKLERGDVLPSDDVQQKLEGALEVSLTEGDSADEEEWSSDSSGSMTLGDVVKRDDG is encoded by the coding sequence ATGCCCCAGTGTGAGATGTGCGGCGCGGACAAGCCCTCGCTCACCACGACGAAGGTCGAAGGTGCCGAGCTGGAGCTGTGTGACGACTGCACGGAGTTCGGGACGGAGGTGCGGCAGACGGAGTCGTCCTCCACGAGCACGAAGTACTCGACCTCGTCGTCCTCCGGTGAGTCTTCGGGGTCGTCGTCTTCCTCTAGCTCCTCGTCTTCTTCCTCCTCGCGTCGACACGACATGTTCGACGAGATGGACACCGTGGCGAGCGACTACGACGAACGGATTCGATCGGCCCGCGAGGACCGCGGGCTCAGCCAGGAGGACCTGGCGAACGAACTCAACGAGAAGCGGAGTCTGATCCGCAAGCTGGAGCGTGGCGACGTGCTCCCGAGCGACGACGTCCAACAGAAGCTGGAGGGGGCGCTCGAGGTCTCTCTGACGGAGGGTGACAGCGCCGACGAAGAGGAGTGGTCGTCCGACTCCTCCGGGTCGATGACGCTCGGCGACGTGGTGAAGCGAGACGACGGCTGA
- a CDS encoding CTP synthetase: protein MTETQTTAVLAGPDAEGLGDALAAEGIAVTHVDGVPTGESLTAAGIDDAVLYVLTDTAEATSIPVAKERNPDVRAVVYADETLPEFAQPITDLAVDPRLLDAETVAEELAADAAQ from the coding sequence ATGACCGAGACACAGACGACCGCGGTTCTCGCCGGCCCAGACGCCGAGGGGTTGGGTGACGCGCTCGCGGCCGAGGGGATCGCGGTGACGCACGTCGACGGTGTTCCGACGGGTGAGTCGCTGACGGCGGCCGGCATCGACGACGCGGTGTTGTACGTGCTCACGGACACGGCCGAGGCCACCTCGATCCCGGTCGCCAAGGAACGCAACCCGGACGTTCGAGCGGTGGTGTACGCCGACGAGACGCTCCCGGAGTTCGCACAGCCGATCACGGATCTAGCTGTCGACCCGCGGCTGTTGGACGCCGAGACGGTCGCGGAAGAACTCGCGGCCGACGCCGCACAGTAG
- a CDS encoding tubulin/FtsZ family protein: MKLALIGFGQAGGKIVDQFVEYDERQGTDIVRAAVAVNTAKADLMGLEHIPENNRVLIGQSRVKGHGVGADNELGAEIAEEDIDEVQGAIDSIPVHEVDAFLVVAGLGGGTGSGGSPVLAKHLKRIYTEPVYGLGILPGSDEGGIYTLNAARSFQTFVREVDNLLVFDNDAWRKTGESVSSGYEEINEEIVRRFGILFGAGEIEEGGEVAESVVDSSEIINTLSGGGVSTVGYASEEVEAPSNNGGGGILSRLKGDDDDDELDSAHTTNRITSLVRKAALGRLTLPCEIDGAERALLVMAGPPQHLNRKGIERGRKWLEEQTGSMEVRGGDYPVRGSGFVASVILLSGVTNVPRIKELQQVAIEAQDNIDEIREESEDNLNDLIQDDDDELESLF, encoded by the coding sequence ATGAAACTGGCACTGATCGGGTTCGGACAGGCGGGGGGGAAGATCGTCGACCAGTTCGTCGAGTACGACGAACGGCAGGGAACCGACATCGTCCGCGCCGCGGTCGCCGTCAACACGGCGAAGGCGGACCTGATGGGGTTGGAACACATCCCGGAGAACAACCGGGTCCTCATCGGTCAGTCTCGCGTGAAAGGTCACGGCGTGGGCGCAGACAACGAACTCGGCGCGGAGATCGCCGAGGAGGACATCGACGAGGTACAGGGCGCGATCGACTCGATTCCGGTCCACGAGGTGGACGCGTTCTTAGTGGTCGCGGGGCTCGGCGGTGGGACCGGGTCCGGCGGCTCGCCGGTGTTGGCGAAACACCTCAAACGCATCTACACGGAGCCGGTGTACGGGCTGGGGATCCTGCCGGGCTCCGACGAGGGTGGGATCTACACCCTCAACGCCGCACGGTCGTTCCAGACGTTCGTGCGTGAAGTGGACAACCTCCTCGTGTTCGACAACGACGCCTGGCGGAAGACTGGGGAGTCCGTCTCCTCCGGCTACGAGGAGATCAACGAGGAGATCGTCAGGCGGTTCGGCATCCTCTTCGGTGCCGGCGAGATCGAGGAGGGCGGCGAGGTCGCAGAGAGCGTCGTGGACAGCTCCGAGATCATCAACACGTTGTCGGGCGGGGGTGTCTCCACCGTCGGCTACGCCAGCGAGGAGGTGGAGGCACCCTCCAACAACGGCGGTGGCGGAATCCTCTCTCGACTCAAAGGTGACGACGACGACGACGAACTCGACAGCGCACACACCACCAACCGGATCACGTCGTTGGTTCGGAAGGCCGCCCTCGGGCGGCTGACGCTGCCGTGTGAGATCGACGGCGCCGAACGCGCCCTGCTCGTGATGGCCGGTCCGCCACAACACCTCAACCGGAAGGGGATCGAACGCGGACGGAAGTGGCTCGAAGAGCAGACCGGGTCGATGGAGGTCCGGGGCGGTGACTACCCCGTCCGCGGCTCCGGCTTCGTCGCCAGCGTGATCCTCCTGTCGGGCGTGACGAACGTCCCGCGGATCAAGGAGCTCCAGCAGGTGGCGATCGAGGCCCAGGACAACATCGACGAGATCCGTGAGGAGAGCGAAGACAACTTGAACGATCTGATACAGGATGACGACGACGAGCTGGAATCACTCTTCTAG
- the guaA gene encoding glutamine-hydrolyzing GMP synthase yields the protein MVDRESFLTEATAEIESELGDANAIIALSGGVDSSVAAALAYRAVGDQLTPVYVDTGLMRKGETEQIRETFSYMDSLRVVDARDRFLDALSGVTDPEEKRHVIGEQFIREFEREARETDADYLVQGTIYPDRIESEGNIKSHHNVGGLPEAIDFDGIVEPVRDLYKDEVREVARALELDEVVSERMPFPGPGLAVRVLGEVTEEKLAVAREACHVVEDETADHDPWQAFAAVIGKGTGVKGDNRVHGWIVSVRSVESRDGMTARAQDLPWETLQRIQSRITGSNENVARVVYDVTHKPPATIEYE from the coding sequence ATGGTCGACCGAGAGTCGTTCCTGACGGAGGCGACCGCCGAGATCGAGTCGGAGCTGGGCGACGCGAACGCGATCATCGCGCTGTCGGGCGGCGTGGACTCCTCGGTCGCGGCGGCGCTGGCGTACCGCGCCGTCGGCGACCAGCTCACTCCCGTCTACGTCGACACCGGACTGATGCGGAAAGGAGAGACGGAACAGATCCGAGAGACGTTCTCGTACATGGACTCGCTGCGGGTGGTCGACGCCCGCGACCGGTTCCTCGACGCGCTGTCGGGCGTCACCGACCCCGAGGAGAAACGGCACGTCATCGGCGAGCAGTTCATCCGAGAGTTCGAACGCGAGGCCCGGGAGACGGACGCCGACTACCTCGTCCAGGGGACGATCTACCCCGACCGGATCGAGTCGGAGGGGAACATCAAGTCCCACCACAACGTCGGCGGGCTGCCGGAGGCGATCGACTTCGACGGGATCGTCGAGCCCGTCCGGGACCTGTACAAAGACGAGGTCCGGGAGGTCGCTCGCGCACTAGAACTGGACGAAGTCGTCTCCGAGCGGATGCCGTTCCCCGGTCCCGGGCTCGCCGTCCGCGTGCTGGGTGAGGTGACCGAGGAGAAGCTGGCGGTCGCCCGCGAGGCGTGTCACGTCGTGGAAGACGAGACCGCCGACCACGACCCGTGGCAGGCGTTCGCCGCGGTGATCGGGAAGGGTACCGGCGTGAAGGGTGACAACCGCGTCCACGGCTGGATCGTCTCGGTGCGGTCGGTGGAGTCCCGCGACGGGATGACCGCCCGAGCGCAGGATCTGCCGTGGGAGACGCTCCAGCGCATCCAGTCGCGGATCACGGGGAGCAACGAGAACGTGGCTCGTGTGGTGTACGACGTGACTCACAAGCCGCCGGCGACGATCGAGTACGAGTGA
- the purD gene encoding phosphoribosylamine--glycine ligase yields the protein MTETVLLVGGGGREHAVARALADDTELYACASNRNPGIARLAADTAEVTETDADAVVDYAERVGADLAVIGPEAALAAGVADALDAAGVYAFGPHAEQARVETDKQFQREFMRRESIPGCPAFETFDDADDAADYVAETDHDVAVKPAGLTGGKGVRVTGDQVTTSEAVDYVRSADYDEWVIEERLVGEEFTVQAFVADGEVRATPAVQDHKRAYEGDEGPNTGGMGSYSAAERALPFTTDADYERAVEILEAVVDAMPAYEGVLYGQFMLTAEGPKVVEFNARFGDPEATNTLPVMETPLIDVLTAARDGESLPELSFEPAATVCKYAVPEGYPTDPDGGTRVEVDESSAGEALLFYASVDERDDGIYTTTSRALAVVGTGAEIAEAERVASDALAAAGEGLRYRSDVGTAELVQQRIDHVAELRGE from the coding sequence GTGACAGAGACAGTCCTGTTGGTCGGCGGCGGCGGCCGGGAGCACGCGGTCGCTCGCGCGCTGGCGGACGACACGGAGCTGTACGCCTGTGCGAGCAACCGCAACCCCGGGATCGCACGGCTCGCGGCCGACACGGCCGAGGTGACGGAGACGGACGCCGACGCGGTCGTCGACTACGCCGAGCGCGTCGGCGCGGACCTGGCCGTGATCGGCCCGGAAGCGGCGTTGGCGGCCGGCGTCGCGGACGCGCTGGACGCCGCAGGCGTGTACGCCTTCGGCCCGCACGCAGAGCAGGCGCGGGTCGAGACGGACAAGCAGTTCCAACGGGAGTTCATGCGCCGGGAGTCGATCCCGGGCTGTCCGGCGTTCGAGACGTTCGACGACGCGGACGACGCCGCCGACTACGTCGCCGAGACGGACCACGACGTGGCCGTCAAGCCGGCCGGCCTCACCGGCGGGAAGGGCGTCCGCGTCACCGGGGACCAGGTCACGACGAGCGAGGCCGTCGACTACGTCCGGAGCGCCGACTACGACGAGTGGGTGATCGAGGAACGACTCGTCGGCGAGGAGTTCACCGTCCAGGCGTTCGTCGCCGACGGCGAGGTTCGGGCGACGCCGGCGGTCCAGGACCACAAGCGCGCCTACGAGGGCGACGAAGGCCCCAACACCGGCGGGATGGGGAGCTACAGCGCCGCCGAGCGGGCGCTCCCGTTCACGACGGACGCCGACTACGAGCGGGCCGTGGAGATCTTGGAGGCCGTCGTCGACGCCATGCCGGCCTACGAGGGCGTGTTGTACGGCCAGTTCATGCTGACCGCAGAGGGGCCGAAGGTGGTGGAGTTCAACGCCCGCTTCGGCGATCCGGAGGCGACCAACACGCTGCCGGTGATGGAGACGCCGCTGATCGACGTGCTCACGGCCGCACGCGACGGGGAGTCGTTGCCGGAGCTGTCGTTCGAGCCGGCTGCGACCGTCTGCAAGTACGCCGTCCCGGAGGGGTACCCGACGGATCCGGACGGGGGGACCAGAGTTGAGGTGGACGAGTCGTCTGCGGGCGAGGCGCTGTTGTTCTACGCCAGCGTCGACGAGCGCGACGACGGGATCTACACCACGACCTCCCGGGCGTTGGCCGTGGTGGGGACGGGCGCGGAGATCGCGGAGGCGGAACGTGTGGCGAGTGACGCACTGGCCGCGGCGGGCGAGGGGCTGCGCTACCGCTCGGACGTGGGGACGGCGGAACTGGTCCAGCAACGGATCGACCACGTGGCGGAGTTGCGTGGGGAGTAG
- the cofC gene encoding 2-phospho-L-lactate guanylyltransferase, whose translation MEALVPFAADRPKTRLADVLSSAERRSFAAAMLTDVLAAVRGAGHTPVVVTTAPLERDAAQVVDERPLGEAVDGLLAAREPDHDSPLAVVMADLALATPSALTRLTAPPDDGPADLVFAPGLGGGTNAVVVRDARFRTDYHGVSIGDHRALARELGASVREVDSRLLATDVDTPADLAELLVHGDGAARDWLEDAGFELDTSGGRVTVDR comes from the coding sequence ATGGAGGCCCTCGTCCCGTTCGCGGCCGACCGGCCGAAGACCCGTCTCGCGGACGTGCTGTCGTCGGCCGAGCGGCGGTCGTTCGCGGCCGCGATGCTGACCGACGTGCTCGCGGCCGTCCGCGGCGCCGGCCACACGCCGGTCGTCGTGACGACGGCGCCGTTGGAACGCGACGCCGCACAGGTCGTCGACGAACGACCGCTGGGGGAGGCAGTCGACGGCCTGCTGGCCGCCCGTGAGCCGGACCACGACAGCCCGCTGGCGGTGGTGATGGCGGACCTCGCGCTGGCGACGCCGTCGGCACTGACCCGACTGACGGCGCCACCGGACGACGGCCCAGCCGACCTGGTGTTCGCCCCCGGGCTCGGCGGCGGGACGAACGCCGTCGTCGTCAGAGACGCACGCTTCCGGACGGACTACCACGGCGTGTCGATCGGCGACCACCGGGCGCTCGCCCGCGAGCTGGGTGCCAGCGTCAGGGAAGTCGACTCTCGACTGTTGGCCACGGATGTCGACACCCCCGCGGACCTGGCGGAACTGCTCGTCCACGGCGACGGCGCCGCCCGCGACTGGCTGGAGGACGCCGGCTTCGAGCTCGACACGAGCGGCGGCCGGGTGACGGTCGACCGGTAG